One genomic segment of Devosia sp. includes these proteins:
- a CDS encoding site-specific tyrosine recombinase XerD — protein sequence MSGGHLIGAFLEMMSAERGAASNTIEAYSRDLADYAGFVAGRKQTLLDCPADTVTLWLDDLKAQGLSASSSARRLSAVRQFHKFLCADGLRGDDPTRIVASPKARRALPKVLSVAEVDRLLSLAETEAGLSASPQKQMSAQRLYVLLEMLYATGLRVSELVSLKRAAVMREAAFLTVVGKGSKERIVPMTDRARDAVRAWIAGLEPGPWLFPAKGEAGYLSRQVFARDLKDLAARAGIASARVAPHVLRHAFASHLLAGGADLRVVQMLLGHADISTTQIYTHVLDEKLRNLVESHHPLAEGRS from the coding sequence ATGAGCGGAGGGCACCTTATCGGCGCCTTTCTCGAAATGATGAGCGCCGAGCGCGGCGCGGCCAGCAACACGATTGAGGCCTATAGCCGGGATTTGGCCGACTATGCGGGCTTCGTCGCGGGCCGCAAACAAACCCTGCTCGATTGCCCGGCCGATACGGTCACGCTTTGGCTCGATGATCTCAAGGCGCAGGGGCTTTCGGCCTCTTCAAGCGCGCGGCGGCTTTCGGCGGTGCGCCAGTTTCACAAGTTTCTGTGTGCCGATGGCCTGCGCGGGGACGATCCGACGCGGATCGTTGCCAGCCCCAAGGCGCGCCGCGCCCTGCCCAAGGTGCTATCCGTCGCCGAAGTGGACCGCTTGCTCAGCCTGGCTGAAACCGAAGCGGGCCTATCGGCCAGTCCGCAGAAGCAGATGTCGGCGCAACGGCTCTATGTGCTGCTCGAAATGCTCTACGCGACGGGCCTGCGTGTGTCCGAACTGGTTAGCCTCAAGCGGGCGGCGGTGATGCGCGAAGCGGCGTTTTTGACCGTTGTCGGCAAGGGCAGCAAGGAGAGGATCGTGCCCATGACCGACCGGGCGCGCGATGCCGTCCGGGCCTGGATTGCCGGCCTTGAGCCGGGCCCCTGGCTGTTTCCTGCCAAGGGCGAGGCGGGCTATCTCAGCCGCCAGGTCTTTGCCCGCGACCTCAAGGATTTGGCAGCAAGGGCCGGGATCGCCTCGGCGCGGGTGGCGCCGCATGTGCTGCGCCATGCCTTTGCCAGCCACCTGCTGGCCGGCGGCGCGGACCTGCGGGTGGTGCAGATGCTGCTGGGGCACGCCGATATTTCCACAACGCAGATCTATACCCATGTGCTCGACGAAAAGCTGCGCAATCTGGTGGAAAGCCATCACCCGCTGGCCGAAGGGCGCTCCTGA
- a CDS encoding shikimate kinase — translation MTRTEGGARQGRARALANRLGGRPLVLVGMMGAGKTTVGRRLAARLGRQFIDSDEEIEKAAQMTIPEIFEQRGEAEFRAGEMRVIGRLLKEADIVLATGGGAFINPETRSIVKAEAVSVWLKAEADVLFERVSRRSNRPLLKTADPRATLEKLIADRYPVYTEADVTVISRDVPHDSVASDVVAAVLDHLKK, via the coding sequence GTGACGAGGACCGAAGGCGGCGCGCGGCAGGGCCGCGCCAGGGCCCTGGCCAATAGGCTTGGCGGCAGGCCGCTGGTTCTGGTCGGCATGATGGGCGCTGGCAAGACCACTGTCGGCCGCCGTCTCGCGGCGCGCCTCGGACGCCAGTTCATCGACAGCGACGAGGAGATCGAGAAGGCCGCGCAGATGACCATCCCGGAAATCTTCGAGCAGCGCGGCGAAGCCGAATTCCGCGCTGGCGAAATGCGTGTCATCGGCCGCCTCCTTAAGGAAGCCGATATCGTCCTGGCGACAGGTGGCGGTGCCTTCATCAACCCCGAGACACGGTCAATCGTGAAGGCCGAGGCGGTCTCGGTCTGGCTCAAGGCCGAAGCCGACGTGCTGTTCGAGCGCGTATCGCGGCGCTCCAACCGCCCCCTGCTCAAGACCGCCGATCCGCGCGCCACGCTCGAAAAGCTCATCGCGGACCGCTACCCGGTCTATACCGAAGCCGATGTGACCGTCATCAGCCGCGACGTGCCCCATGACAGCGTCGCCAGCGATGTCGTCGCTGCGGTGCTCGACCACCTCAAGAAATAG
- the aroB gene encoding 3-dehydroquinate synthase, producing MAEIDHTVHVALGERAYDILIGPRLLDEAGALLAERFPGRRYGIVTDEHVAKAQLPRLAASLDAAGLEHETIVLPAGESTKSYQKLETVVEGLLAARLERGDLVIALGGGVIGDLAGFASAITRRGMDFVQMPTSLLAQVDSSVGGKTGINSAHGKNLVGAFHQPKLVLADLSTLKTLPPRQFAAGYAEVAKYGLIDDPGFFDWLETHFDDIRDGGPSLGEAVARCCAHKARVVIEDERETGVRALLNLGHTFGHALEKDTGYSDRLLHGEGVSIGMVLAHTFSTRLGLAPGQDAGRVAAHLRRAGLPTTMAEIPGALGSTESLLAAIAQDKKVQRGALTFILTRGIGQAFIEHGVDPQAVHAFLEEMRP from the coding sequence ATGGCCGAGATCGATCACACAGTTCACGTCGCCCTGGGCGAGCGGGCCTACGACATCCTGATCGGGCCGCGCCTGCTGGACGAGGCTGGCGCGCTGCTGGCCGAGCGCTTTCCGGGGCGCCGCTATGGGATCGTGACCGACGAGCATGTGGCAAAGGCCCAGCTCCCGCGCCTCGCCGCTTCCCTCGATGCCGCGGGCCTGGAACACGAGACCATCGTTCTGCCCGCCGGCGAATCCACCAAGAGCTATCAAAAGCTCGAAACCGTGGTTGAAGGTCTTTTGGCGGCACGGCTCGAGCGCGGCGATCTGGTCATCGCCCTTGGCGGCGGCGTCATCGGCGACCTCGCCGGGTTTGCATCCGCCATCACTCGCCGCGGCATGGATTTTGTGCAGATGCCGACCTCCCTGCTCGCCCAGGTGGACTCCTCGGTCGGCGGCAAGACCGGCATCAATTCAGCGCACGGCAAGAACCTGGTGGGCGCCTTCCACCAGCCCAAGCTCGTCCTGGCCGATCTGTCGACCCTCAAGACCCTGCCCCCGCGCCAGTTTGCGGCCGGTTACGCGGAAGTCGCCAAATATGGCCTGATCGACGACCCCGGTTTCTTCGATTGGCTTGAGACTCATTTCGACGACATTCGCGATGGCGGCCCCTCTCTCGGTGAAGCCGTTGCCCGGTGCTGCGCCCACAAGGCGCGGGTCGTCATCGAAGACGAACGCGAAACCGGCGTGCGCGCGTTGCTCAACCTCGGCCACACCTTCGGGCACGCGCTCGAGAAGGACACCGGCTATTCCGACCGGCTGCTGCATGGCGAAGGCGTCAGTATCGGCATGGTGCTGGCACACACCTTCTCCACCAGGCTTGGTTTGGCCCCCGGCCAGGATGCCGGACGTGTCGCGGCCCACCTCAGACGCGCTGGCCTACCCACGACCATGGCCGAAATTCCCGGCGCGCTCGGCTCGACGGAAAGCCTTCTGGCCGCGATCGCGCAGGACAAGAAAGTTCAGCGCGGTGCCCTGACCTTTATTCTCACGCGCGGGATTGGCCAGGCCTTCATTGAGCACGGCGTCGACCCACAAGCCGTTCACGCCTTTCTCGAGGAGATGCGCCCATGA
- a CDS encoding HlyC/CorC family transporter: MTAALWLTSGFILLLLAMSFFFSGSETALTAASRARMHQLARSGDKRALLVESLTREKERLIGAILLGNNVVNILASTLAASVLIAVFGEAGIAYATIAMTAAVVIFSEVLPKTLALMRPDGFALTVAPVIRLVVVVFAPVTLAVQAIVNTILRLFGLDTTNASAISGHDEIRGTLDLLHSEGEVVKDDRDMLGGLLDLKDLVVSDVMVHRTQMTALDITQPVDELVKAVLESAYTRIPLYEDDSDNIVGILHAKDVLRALMASEGKAGEVDIRRIMSKPWFIPQSTSVQVQLTAFLKRHSHMALVLDEYGVLEGLVTLEDIIEEIVGDISDEHDEPDDEAIFGIQKQADGSFLVDASIAIRDINRLLDWNLPDEHANTVAGVVINAAKLIPEPGHAVIAHGFRFDVLERDRQRVARVRITPLERGSENAG, encoded by the coding sequence ATGACCGCCGCGCTCTGGCTGACATCAGGCTTCATCCTGCTGCTCCTGGCGATGAGCTTTTTCTTTTCCGGCTCGGAAACGGCCCTCACGGCCGCGTCGCGCGCCCGCATGCATCAACTGGCGCGCAGCGGCGACAAACGGGCGCTGTTGGTCGAGTCGCTCACCCGCGAGAAGGAACGCCTGATCGGCGCCATCCTTTTGGGCAACAATGTCGTCAACATCCTTGCCTCGACGCTGGCCGCCAGCGTGCTCATCGCCGTCTTCGGAGAAGCCGGCATTGCCTACGCCACCATCGCCATGACGGCGGCCGTGGTGATCTTTTCCGAAGTACTGCCCAAGACCCTGGCATTGATGCGCCCCGACGGCTTTGCCCTTACCGTGGCGCCAGTGATCCGGCTGGTCGTCGTCGTCTTTGCGCCGGTAACTCTGGCCGTGCAGGCCATCGTCAACACCATCCTGCGCCTCTTCGGCCTCGACACCACCAATGCCTCGGCCATTTCCGGGCACGATGAAATTCGCGGCACGCTCGACCTGCTCCACTCCGAAGGTGAAGTGGTCAAGGACGACCGCGACATGCTGGGCGGCCTGCTCGACCTCAAGGATCTCGTGGTGAGCGATGTCATGGTGCACCGCACCCAGATGACCGCCCTCGACATCACCCAGCCGGTGGATGAGTTGGTCAAGGCCGTGCTCGAAAGCGCCTATACGCGTATCCCGCTCTACGAGGATGACAGCGACAATATTGTGGGCATCCTGCACGCCAAGGACGTCCTGCGCGCCCTCATGGCCTCAGAGGGCAAGGCGGGCGAAGTCGACATCCGCCGCATCATGTCCAAGCCCTGGTTCATTCCTCAGTCCACCTCGGTCCAGGTCCAGCTCACTGCCTTCCTCAAGCGCCATTCGCACATGGCGCTGGTGCTCGATGAATACGGTGTCCTCGAAGGCCTGGTGACGCTGGAAGACATCATCGAGGAGATCGTCGGCGACATTTCCGACGAGCATGACGAACCCGATGACGAGGCGATTTTCGGCATTCAGAAGCAGGCGGACGGCAGCTTTCTGGTCGATGCCAGCATCGCCATCCGCGACATCAATCGCCTGCTCGACTGGAACCTGCCGGACGAACACGCCAACACCGTCGCCGGCGTGGTCATCAATGCGGCAAAGCTCATTCCCGAACCGGGGCACGCGGTCATCGCCCATGGCTTCCGCTTCGACGTGCTGGAAAGGGACCGGCAGCGCGTGGCGCGGGTGCGGATCACGCCGCTCGAGCGGGGTAGCGAAAACGCGGGCTAG
- a CDS encoding BolA family protein, which translates to MSMTDTIRAKLTKEFSPLHLEVIDESQSHHGHSGWREGGETHFRVRIATRNFDGMSRVAQHRAVMGALEAELRDRVHALAIEVLPAGDA; encoded by the coding sequence ATGTCCATGACGGACACCATCCGAGCCAAGCTCACCAAAGAATTCTCACCTCTCCACCTGGAGGTGATCGATGAATCGCAAAGCCACCATGGCCATTCGGGATGGCGTGAAGGTGGCGAAACCCATTTTCGCGTCAGAATCGCGACCCGCAATTTTGACGGGATGAGCCGGGTAGCGCAACACCGGGCGGTGATGGGGGCGCTGGAGGCAGAGCTCAGGGACCGCGTCCATGCCCTTGCCATCGAAGTGCTTCCGGCCGGGGATGCCTGA
- a CDS encoding DnaJ domain-containing protein — translation MKLQSKLFDSIRVRPRREEKVETATVTCDWEGCEAPGEFRAPKGVRSEGQYHNFCLEHVRHYNKAFNYFAGMSPEELEEALHAPPKAEGRSSFATGNANAARAAGKQANQRTGDRFGDPFGVFARYRWQQAQRPAAEKRRPINEPDRRALETLGFTGHAKSDEIKAAYKNLVKKHHPDVNGGDASSEERLRSVIAAYAHLKKQGFVVR, via the coding sequence ATGAAACTGCAATCCAAGCTTTTCGACAGCATTCGGGTCCGTCCGCGCCGCGAGGAGAAGGTCGAGACCGCGACCGTCACCTGCGACTGGGAAGGGTGCGAAGCGCCCGGCGAGTTCCGTGCGCCCAAGGGCGTGCGGTCCGAGGGGCAGTATCACAATTTCTGCCTCGAACATGTTCGCCACTACAACAAGGCCTTCAATTATTTCGCCGGCATGAGTCCCGAAGAGCTTGAAGAGGCGCTGCATGCCCCGCCCAAAGCCGAAGGCCGGTCGAGCTTTGCCACCGGCAATGCCAATGCGGCCCGCGCCGCCGGCAAGCAGGCCAATCAGCGGACCGGCGACCGTTTCGGCGATCCCTTCGGCGTCTTCGCCCGCTATCGTTGGCAACAGGCGCAACGCCCTGCCGCCGAGAAGCGTCGGCCGATCAACGAACCGGACCGACGGGCACTGGAAACCCTTGGTTTTACCGGCCATGCCAAGTCCGACGAGATCAAGGCTGCCTACAAGAACCTCGTCAAGAAACACCATCCGGACGTCAATGGCGGCGACGCCTCTTCGGAGGAACGGCTGCGCTCGGTCATCGCCGCCTATGCCCACCTCAAAAAGCAGGGATTCGTGGTCCGCTAA
- the cobS gene encoding cobaltochelatase subunit CobS gives MTEFANLPDTEYKARDLFGIDTDMVVKGYKDRSDHVPPIDPDYLFDRNTTLAILAGFAYNRRVMVQGYHGTGKSTHIEQVAARLNWPLVRVNLDSHVSRIDLVGKDAIVLKDGKQITEFRDGILPWAVQNNVALVFDEYDAGRPDVMFVIQRVLEQSGRLTLLDQNRVIVPHPAFRLFSTTNTIGLGDTSGLYHGTQQINQGQMDRWSIVTTLNYLPHDKEVGIVLAKNKSYGGTDKGKKQISNMVRLADLTRQAFINGDISTVMSPRGVITWAENAVIFGGDVGFAFRLTFLNKCDELERPVVAEFYQRVFGEDLPESSANLAVMA, from the coding sequence ATGACTGAATTCGCCAACCTGCCCGACACCGAGTACAAGGCACGGGATCTGTTCGGTATCGATACCGACATGGTGGTCAAGGGCTACAAGGACCGCTCCGATCACGTGCCGCCGATCGATCCGGATTACCTGTTCGACCGCAACACCACGCTCGCGATCCTGGCCGGGTTTGCCTATAACCGCCGCGTCATGGTGCAGGGCTATCACGGCACCGGCAAGTCCACCCATATCGAGCAGGTTGCCGCCCGTCTCAACTGGCCGCTGGTGCGCGTCAATCTCGACAGCCATGTCAGCCGCATCGATCTCGTCGGCAAGGACGCGATCGTGCTCAAGGACGGCAAGCAGATCACCGAATTCCGCGACGGCATCTTGCCCTGGGCGGTGCAGAACAATGTGGCGCTGGTCTTCGACGAATACGATGCCGGCCGGCCGGACGTGATGTTCGTCATTCAGCGCGTGCTCGAACAGTCGGGCCGCCTGACCCTGCTCGACCAGAACCGCGTCATCGTCCCGCACCCGGCATTCCGCCTGTTCTCGACCACCAATACCATCGGCCTGGGCGATACGTCGGGCCTCTACCACGGCACCCAGCAGATCAATCAGGGCCAGATGGACCGCTGGTCCATCGTCACCACCCTCAACTATCTGCCCCATGACAAGGAAGTCGGCATCGTCCTGGCCAAGAACAAGAGCTATGGCGGGACCGACAAGGGCAAGAAGCAGATCAGCAATATGGTGCGGTTGGCCGACCTGACCCGCCAGGCCTTCATCAATGGCGATATCTCCACCGTCATGTCGCCGCGCGGCGTCATCACCTGGGCCGAGAACGCCGTCATCTTCGGCGGCGATGTCGGCTTTGCCTTCCGCCTCACCTTCCTCAACAAGTGCGACGAACTCGAGCGCCCGGTCGTGGCCGAGTTCTACCAGCGCGTGTTCGGCGAAGATCTGCCGGAAAGCTCCGCCAACCTGGCGGTGATGGCCTAG
- the cobT gene encoding cobaltochelatase subunit CobT yields MANPPRSKPNKPDHTQAFKSAMGATVRAIGNKPELEVSFTADRPLLTADKARLANLPRLPTKRDIAIARGQGDAMAMRLASHDPDAHRKRAPMDPQARAAFDALEQARVESLGVIRMPGMGGNIHEMLEDRLFRANFAEVDAKDDAPIAEALGLLLREKLAGVPVPPSGHALVDLWRGEIEDKAATSLDALLATYESQDDFARAVRHVLRDLNLIAESDMQDPSDADEGENEDSQPEQAQGSDQSPEQGDGENEQSQSEEDQQAGESEESGDVEGMEADMADSDEDAEAEAGEDAPMPPPAKDGGERLSNQFNYKVFTQKYDEIVKAAELCPPDELDQLRALLDKQLENLAGAVARLANKLQRRLMAKQNRSWQFDLEEGLLDTARLTRVVTDPLQALSFKVENDTDFRDTVVTLLIDNSGSMRGRPITIAAICGDILARTLERCGVKVEILGFTTRAWKGGKSREAWLEANRPPNPGRVNDIRHIIYKGADEPWRHARRNLGLMMREGLLKENIDGEALEWARKRLMARPEQRRILMVISDGAPVDDSTQSVNAGNYLEAHLRQVIEDIETRSPIQLVAVGIGHDVTRYYRRAVTLLDAEELAGALTDELASLFDEELPAQARRRR; encoded by the coding sequence ATGGCAAACCCTCCGCGCAGCAAGCCCAACAAGCCCGACCATACCCAGGCCTTCAAATCGGCCATGGGTGCGACGGTGCGAGCCATCGGCAACAAGCCGGAACTGGAGGTCAGTTTCACGGCCGACCGGCCGCTGCTGACTGCCGACAAGGCACGGCTGGCCAACCTGCCGCGCCTGCCGACCAAGCGTGATATCGCCATTGCCCGCGGCCAGGGCGACGCCATGGCCATGCGGCTCGCCAGCCACGATCCCGACGCGCATCGCAAGCGCGCGCCCATGGACCCGCAGGCCCGCGCGGCCTTCGATGCCCTGGAGCAGGCCCGGGTCGAATCCCTGGGCGTCATCCGCATGCCCGGCATGGGCGGCAATATCCATGAGATGCTGGAGGATCGGCTTTTCCGCGCCAATTTCGCCGAAGTCGATGCCAAGGATGATGCTCCGATAGCCGAGGCCCTGGGTCTCCTGTTGCGCGAAAAGCTTGCCGGCGTCCCGGTTCCGCCCTCCGGCCATGCCCTCGTCGATCTCTGGCGCGGCGAAATCGAGGACAAGGCCGCAACCTCGCTCGATGCCCTGCTCGCCACCTATGAGAGCCAGGACGATTTTGCCCGCGCCGTGCGCCATGTGCTGCGCGACCTCAATCTCATCGCCGAAAGCGACATGCAGGACCCCTCAGATGCCGATGAGGGAGAGAACGAGGACAGCCAGCCCGAACAGGCCCAGGGGTCGGACCAGTCGCCGGAACAGGGCGATGGCGAGAACGAACAGTCCCAATCCGAAGAGGATCAGCAGGCCGGCGAGAGCGAAGAAAGCGGCGACGTCGAGGGCATGGAAGCCGATATGGCCGACAGCGACGAAGACGCCGAGGCTGAAGCCGGTGAGGACGCGCCCATGCCGCCTCCGGCCAAGGATGGCGGCGAGCGTCTCTCCAACCAGTTCAACTACAAGGTCTTTACCCAGAAATACGACGAGATCGTCAAGGCGGCGGAGCTGTGCCCGCCGGACGAGCTCGACCAGTTGCGCGCCCTGCTCGACAAGCAGCTCGAAAATCTCGCCGGGGCCGTGGCGCGGCTGGCCAACAAGTTGCAGCGGCGCCTCATGGCCAAGCAGAACCGCAGCTGGCAGTTCGATCTCGAAGAGGGTCTGCTTGACACGGCGCGCCTCACCCGCGTCGTCACCGATCCCCTGCAGGCCCTGAGCTTCAAGGTCGAGAACGATACCGATTTCCGCGACACCGTCGTGACGCTGCTGATCGACAATTCCGGCTCCATGCGCGGCCGCCCGATCACCATCGCGGCGATCTGTGGCGACATTCTCGCGCGCACCCTGGAGCGCTGCGGGGTGAAGGTGGAAATCCTCGGCTTCACCACGCGCGCCTGGAAGGGCGGCAAGAGCCGTGAAGCCTGGCTCGAGGCCAACCGGCCCCCCAATCCCGGCCGCGTCAACGATATCCGGCATATCATCTACAAGGGCGCCGACGAGCCCTGGCGCCATGCCCGACGTAATCTCGGCCTGATGATGCGCGAGGGCCTGCTGAAGGAAAACATCGACGGCGAGGCGCTCGAATGGGCCCGCAAGCGTCTGATGGCCCGCCCCGAGCAGCGGCGCATCCTCATGGTGATTTCCGATGGCGCGCCAGTCGATGACTCGACGCAATCGGTCAATGCCGGCAATTATCTTGAGGCCCATCTCCGCCAGGTCATCGAGGATATCGAGACCCGCTCGCCCATCCAGCTGGTCGCCGTCGGCATCGGCCACGACGTGACGCGCTACTACCGTCGCGCCGTGACCCTGCTTGATGCCGAGGAATTGGCCGGGGCCCTGACCGACGAACTGGCCTCCCTGTTCGACGAAGAACTCCCGGCACAGGCGCGGCGGCGGCGATGA
- a CDS encoding esterase-like activity of phytase family protein translates to MIRSLALAALSLALAPAATGAEAVVTAAQVSQFKTVAPGEAVDGLIFRGGMTLQSQDDSFGGLSSVTQTGPDQRIAFVTDRGNFISGQLAYDDADRLFGFIGVTIEPLQNSSGAPLPRQFARDAEAMDTIWRDGEPVAVRVGFENLTRVADFAIDNGRPGGRAREVPIPQWLSDWRTNESLESVCIAPPASPIAGSTLLLTEEYLDAEGNHRGHFLGVNDTGPVSYRNSPVVNPTDCAFLPNGDLLVLERGISFLAFVMNLRRVPAAQVRPGALMEGELLLSAQGGDIDNMESLMVHTTPGGETRILIGSDNNFNSWQRTLILEFAVP, encoded by the coding sequence ATGATCCGATCGCTCGCCTTGGCCGCGCTGTCTCTTGCCCTCGCCCCGGCAGCGACGGGGGCAGAGGCGGTGGTCACGGCAGCACAGGTGAGCCAGTTCAAGACCGTCGCGCCCGGCGAAGCGGTCGATGGCCTCATCTTTCGGGGCGGCATGACCCTGCAGAGCCAGGACGACAGCTTTGGCGGCCTCTCGAGCGTGACCCAGACCGGTCCCGACCAGCGCATTGCCTTTGTCACCGACCGCGGCAATTTCATCTCCGGGCAACTGGCCTATGATGACGCGGATCGCCTCTTCGGCTTTATCGGGGTGACCATCGAGCCTTTGCAGAATTCTTCCGGGGCGCCCCTGCCCCGCCAGTTCGCCCGTGATGCGGAAGCCATGGACACGATCTGGCGCGATGGGGAGCCGGTAGCGGTGCGCGTCGGTTTCGAGAACCTGACCCGCGTTGCCGATTTCGCCATCGACAATGGCCGCCCCGGTGGGCGGGCGCGGGAAGTTCCCATACCGCAGTGGCTCAGCGACTGGCGCACCAATGAATCGCTTGAATCGGTCTGCATCGCGCCCCCTGCATCGCCAATCGCCGGGTCAACACTTCTGCTGACCGAGGAATATCTCGACGCCGAGGGCAATCATCGCGGGCACTTTCTGGGGGTCAACGACACGGGGCCGGTCAGCTACCGCAATTCCCCGGTGGTCAATCCCACCGATTGCGCCTTTCTGCCCAATGGCGACCTGTTGGTGCTCGAGCGCGGCATATCCTTTCTGGCCTTCGTGATGAACCTGCGCCGGGTTCCCGCTGCCCAGGTGCGCCCGGGCGCGCTCATGGAGGGCGAATTGCTGCTCTCCGCCCAGGGCGGCGATATCGACAATATGGAAAGCCTCATGGTGCACACCACGCCCGGCGGCGAGACGCGCATCCTCATCGGCTCCGACAACAACTTCAACTCCTGGCAGCGCACGCTGATCCTGGAATTCGCCGTGCCATGA